One stretch of Tepiditoga spiralis DNA includes these proteins:
- a CDS encoding SPL family radical SAM protein produces the protein MKSLNKNYLNKYFSHIYIEKEAYNYKITEYILNKFNKASKILINNYKEIFNRNKQNFIMQKKSPKLILAVKKNNLIYKGAEVCHDFNNENFYYTSSIFNCVYNCKYCYLGGMYTSANIVIFVNIEDYFKKIKKLENPYISISYDTDLMAFENIYPFTKKWIEFASKNKDIKLEIRTKSSNFKSIKDMVPQQNVILGWTVSPQEIIDKFEKQTPSLDLRIESINEAINKGWIPRLSIDPILKIDEFERIYSEFIEYLFQKIPANKIKDLSIGVFRMPLDYLKRMRKSSDNFIVYYPYENINGVYTYSKEEKSYMINYVKKELNKYIDKEKVFEI, from the coding sequence AGAACTACTTAAATAAATATTTTTCTCATATATATATTGAAAAAGAAGCTTACAATTATAAAATTACTGAATATATATTAAACAAATTTAATAAAGCTTCAAAAATTTTAATAAATAATTATAAAGAAATATTTAATAGAAACAAACAAAACTTTATAATGCAAAAAAAATCTCCAAAATTGATATTGGCGGTAAAAAAGAATAATTTAATATACAAAGGTGCAGAAGTATGCCATGATTTTAATAATGAAAACTTTTATTATACATCTTCAATATTTAATTGTGTGTATAACTGTAAATATTGTTATTTAGGGGGAATGTATACTTCTGCTAATATAGTTATATTTGTTAATATTGAAGATTATTTCAAGAAAATAAAAAAATTAGAAAACCCATATATTAGTATATCATATGACACAGATCTTATGGCTTTTGAAAATATATATCCTTTTACTAAAAAATGGATTGAATTTGCATCAAAAAATAAAGACATTAAGTTAGAAATAAGAACAAAATCTTCAAATTTTAAAAGTATAAAAGATATGGTTCCTCAACAAAATGTAATACTTGGCTGGACTGTATCACCACAAGAAATAATTGATAAATTTGAAAAACAAACTCCATCATTAGATTTGAGAATAGAATCAATAAATGAAGCAATAAATAAAGGATGGATACCAAGATTATCTATTGATCCTATTTTAAAAATAGATGAGTTTGAAAGAATATATTCTGAGTTTATAGAATATTTATTTCAAAAAATACCAGCAAATAAGATAAAAGATTTAAGCATAGGGGTATTTAGAATGCCTTTAGATTATTTAAAAAGAATGAGAAAGTCTTCTGATAACTTTATAGTGTACTATCCATATGAGAATATAAATGGTGTTTATACATATAGTAAAGAAGAAAAAAGTTATATGATAAATTATGTAAAAAAAGAACTTAACAAATATATAGACAAAGAGAAGGTATTTGAAATATGA
- a CDS encoding SDR family oxidoreductase produces the protein MKSVILTGASSGIGFETAKVLIENNYKVYGFGRDFSKIEYEDKNFIKITCDITNVHLLNNEIKKIIKKDNNIKVLINNAGFGLFGMHEELNIKELEKMIDTNLKVPIILSKLLLRSLKKNNGYIINVSSVTAFHNAPKGAAYSATKAGLTHFSESLFEEVRKYGVKVISINPDITKTNFYNNLNFKYVEDKNFYIDPKEIANIINFILNQNSIITQVTVRPQKNKIEKK, from the coding sequence ATGAAATCAGTTATTTTGACAGGTGCATCTAGTGGAATAGGTTTTGAGACTGCAAAAGTATTAATTGAAAATAATTATAAAGTATATGGATTTGGAAGAGATTTTTCAAAAATAGAATATGAAGATAAAAATTTTATAAAAATAACATGTGATATTACAAATGTTCATTTATTAAATAATGAAATAAAAAAAATAATAAAAAAAGACAATAATATAAAGGTTTTAATAAATAATGCAGGTTTTGGATTATTTGGAATGCATGAAGAATTAAATATAAAAGAATTAGAAAAGATGATAGATACAAATTTGAAAGTACCTATAATTTTGTCAAAATTATTATTGAGAAGTTTAAAAAAAAATAATGGATATATAATAAATGTTTCATCGGTAACTGCTTTTCATAATGCACCAAAAGGAGCTGCTTATTCTGCTACTAAAGCTGGATTAACGCATTTTTCTGAAAGCTTATTTGAAGAAGTTAGAAAGTATGGGGTTAAAGTTATTAGCATTAATCCAGACATTACAAAAACTAATTTTTATAATAATTTAAATTTTAAATATGTAGAAGATAAAAACTTTTATATAGATCCAAAAGAAATAGCAAATATAATAAATTTTATTTTAAATCAAAACTCCATAATTACTCAAGTAACGGTTAGACCACAAAAAAATAAAATAGAAAAAAAATAA
- a CDS encoding pyridoxamine kinase has protein sequence MTGVKKVAAIHDLSGFGRCSLTVIIPTLSTLGIQVCPIPTAILSTHTDGFGNDFSFVDLTDSMKEYIKHWKTLNLKFDGIYSGFLGSENQIEIISDFIDKFKTKNTLVVIDPVMADNGELYQTMSNSMVEKMKKLIKKANIITPNFTEACYLLNETYKEKIEIKEIKNWLIRLTNEGPEIAIITSIPIEREKNTVIAYSKNDKRFWMISSEQIPAFYPGTGDIFSSIVTGRILNGDSLPVAIDRAVIFIKNAIKESFGFDYPHREGILLEKVLNNLNLPYTNSNYKLI, from the coding sequence ATGACAGGAGTAAAAAAGGTAGCTGCTATACATGATCTTTCGGGATTTGGAAGGTGTTCATTAACAGTGATAATTCCAACATTATCAACACTTGGAATACAAGTATGTCCAATTCCAACTGCAATTTTATCAACACATACTGATGGATTTGGTAATGATTTTTCATTTGTAGATTTAACTGATTCAATGAAAGAATATATAAAGCATTGGAAAACACTAAATTTAAAGTTTGATGGAATATATTCTGGTTTTCTTGGATCTGAAAATCAAATAGAAATAATAAGTGACTTTATAGATAAATTTAAAACTAAAAATACATTAGTTGTTATAGATCCAGTAATGGCAGACAATGGAGAATTATATCAAACAATGTCCAATTCAATGGTTGAAAAAATGAAAAAACTGATAAAAAAAGCAAACATAATAACTCCTAACTTTACAGAAGCCTGTTACCTTTTAAATGAAACTTATAAAGAAAAAATTGAAATAAAAGAGATAAAAAATTGGCTTATAAGATTAACAAATGAAGGACCAGAAATAGCAATTATAACAAGTATTCCGATTGAAAGAGAAAAAAATACTGTAATAGCATATAGTAAAAATGATAAGAGATTTTGGATGATTAGTTCTGAACAAATTCCTGCTTTTTATCCAGGAACAGGAGATATATTTTCAAGTATAGTTACTGGAAGAATATTAAATGGTGATAGTTTACCAGTTGCAATTGATAGAGCTGTTATATTTATAAAAAATGCCATAAAAGAAAGTTTTGGATTTGATTATCCGCATAGAGAAGGTATATTACTTGAAAAAGTATTGAATAATCTTAATTTGCCATATACAAATAGTAATTATAAACTTATATAA
- a CDS encoding MBL fold metallo-hydrolase, translating to MNFTILCNDEKNEDFFSEHGFSILIEKDNKKLLFDTGHTDVYMKNAKKLNLDLNEVDAIVLSHGHYDHAGGINYLLKEESKFKVYIHEKTMQKKYSKDIFKGIDFTKLSNYKNLIKIKNKKMQIIKDIYVFGPVEMKNDFEEPSKDFFVIEKNKKIRDFFEDELNIVIDTNEGLILITGCAHRGIVNIATDTIKEFKKDIKLIIGGFHLKDADSTKINKVIEELNKLNIKSIMPCHCTGNRALKLFEKKFNNEVKKCNTTIIPKKDV from the coding sequence ATGAATTTTACAATTTTATGTAATGATGAAAAAAATGAAGATTTTTTTTCAGAACATGGTTTTTCTATATTAATAGAAAAGGATAATAAAAAACTTTTATTTGATACAGGTCATACAGATGTTTATATGAAAAATGCTAAAAAATTGAATTTAGATTTAAATGAAGTTGATGCAATAGTATTGAGCCATGGCCATTATGATCATGCAGGTGGAATAAACTATTTATTAAAAGAAGAAAGTAAATTTAAAGTTTATATACATGAAAAAACAATGCAAAAAAAATATAGTAAAGATATATTTAAAGGTATAGACTTTACTAAATTAAGTAATTATAAAAATTTGATAAAAATAAAAAATAAAAAGATGCAAATAATAAAAGACATATATGTATTTGGTCCAGTAGAAATGAAAAATGATTTTGAAGAACCGTCAAAAGATTTTTTTGTAATAGAAAAAAATAAAAAAATAAGAGATTTTTTTGAAGATGAATTAAATATAGTTATTGATACAAATGAAGGATTAATATTAATAACTGGATGTGCTCATAGAGGCATAGTAAATATAGCAACAGACACAATAAAAGAATTTAAAAAAGATATAAAATTAATAATAGGTGGATTCCATTTAAAAGATGCAGATAGTACAAAAATAAATAAAGTAATTGAAGAATTAAATAAACTCAACATAAAATCAATAATGCCATGCCATTGTACAGGAAACAGAGCTTTAAAATTATTTGAAAAAAAGTTCAATAATGAAGTAAAAAAATGTAATACTACAATAATACCTAAAAAAGATGTTTGA
- the pgeF gene encoding peptidoglycan editing factor PgeF codes for MFELIKNKDIKYFKITEFETYGIKAIFSTKISGFSNYSKNSLNLGLNTNDSFKNVEKNFYKFFNYNNIDIKNVVPADQVHKDNIAIINSYHKTSNFLFNKNKKNTDAIITNEKDIVLISFYADCVPLYFCDKKNKIIGLAHSGWKGTILEIGRKVIEKMNYAYNSNPKDILVGIGPSIGPNNFEVSLDVAIKFKKYKTVKKIKNKYFVDLWLTNYIILQNAGILKNNIIMSNLDTYENKELFFSYRRDKGNTGRMISCIYFD; via the coding sequence ATGTTTGAATTAATTAAAAATAAAGATATTAAGTATTTTAAAATTACAGAATTTGAAACATATGGAATCAAAGCTATTTTTTCAACTAAGATAAGCGGTTTTAGTAATTATTCTAAAAATTCACTAAATTTAGGATTGAATACAAATGATTCATTTAAAAATGTTGAAAAAAATTTTTATAAATTTTTTAACTACAATAACATTGATATAAAAAATGTTGTACCAGCAGATCAAGTACATAAAGATAATATCGCTATTATAAATTCTTATCATAAAACATCTAACTTCTTATTTAATAAAAACAAAAAAAATACTGATGCAATAATAACAAATGAAAAAGATATTGTTTTAATTTCATTTTATGCAGATTGTGTACCATTATACTTTTGTGACAAAAAAAATAAAATAATTGGATTAGCTCATTCTGGTTGGAAAGGAACTATATTAGAAATTGGCAGAAAGGTTATTGAAAAAATGAATTATGCTTATAATTCAAACCCAAAAGACATTTTAGTTGGAATAGGGCCATCAATTGGTCCTAATAATTTTGAAGTTAGTTTGGATGTTGCAATAAAATTTAAAAAATATAAAACTGTAAAAAAAATAAAAAATAAATATTTTGTAGATTTATGGTTAACTAATTATATTATACTACAAAATGCTGGAATTTTAAAAAATAATATTATTATGTCAAATTTAGATACATACGAAAATAAAGAATTATTTTTTTCATATAGAAGAGATAAAGGAAATACAGGAAGAATGATTTCATGTATTTATTTTGATTAA
- a CDS encoding NAD-dependent epimerase/dehydratase family protein, giving the protein MISITGATGHIGNVLVRKLVNSEEKIRAITAPFDNTPSLKDVDVEVIKADVTNYEQIYNALKGSDIVFHLAAIISIMPGMKQKVFNVNVNGTKNVIKACFELGISKLIYTSSVHALEEPVKGSNIDETLCFDPKKTSGIYGKSKAVAALEVQKAIKKGLNAVIICPTGVIGPYDFKLSEMGSMIFDTMNKKMKMCVNGSFDFVDVRDIVNGEIEAMKKGKNGNVYILSGHKINFYDLVNEIKKIENLDYKTVFLPKSLTNIISWFSPFYYKLFKKIPRFTPYTMHTISRNYTFSFENAKNELNYFPQPLEKTLKDTIDWFKKNYNT; this is encoded by the coding sequence GTGATTTCTATCACAGGTGCAACTGGTCATATAGGAAATGTATTGGTAAGAAAATTAGTTAATTCTGAAGAAAAGATAAGAGCTATAACAGCTCCTTTTGATAATACTCCATCATTAAAAGATGTTGATGTTGAAGTAATAAAAGCAGATGTGACAAATTATGAACAAATATACAATGCTTTAAAAGGTTCAGACATAGTATTTCATTTAGCTGCTATAATATCAATTATGCCTGGAATGAAACAAAAAGTATTTAATGTGAATGTAAATGGTACAAAAAATGTTATAAAAGCTTGTTTTGAATTGGGTATTTCAAAATTAATTTATACAAGTTCAGTTCATGCACTTGAAGAACCAGTAAAAGGTTCTAATATAGATGAAACTTTATGTTTTGATCCAAAAAAAACATCTGGTATATATGGGAAATCAAAGGCAGTGGCAGCACTTGAAGTTCAAAAGGCAATAAAAAAAGGTTTAAATGCTGTAATAATATGTCCAACTGGTGTAATAGGTCCTTATGATTTTAAATTATCAGAAATGGGAAGTATGATTTTTGATACAATGAATAAAAAAATGAAAATGTGTGTTAATGGATCATTTGACTTTGTAGATGTTAGAGATATAGTTAATGGAGAAATAGAAGCTATGAAAAAAGGAAAAAATGGAAATGTATATATACTTTCAGGACACAAAATTAATTTTTATGATTTAGTAAATGAGATAAAAAAAATAGAAAACTTAGATTATAAAACTGTATTTTTACCAAAAAGTTTAACTAATATAATTAGTTGGTTTTCTCCATTTTATTATAAATTATTTAAAAAAATCCCAAGATTTACACCATATACAATGCATACTATTTCAAGAAATTATACATTTTCATTTGAAAATGCTAAAAATGAATTAAATTATTTTCCACAGCCTTTAGAAAAAACTTTAAAAGATACAATTGATTGGTTTAAAAAAAATTATAATACTTAA
- a CDS encoding Tex family protein, which yields MEILKTITKEMNLNEKQVKNTIELLNEGNTVPFISRYRKEVTNNLDETQIRKIEELFKYYTNLEKYKETVLKSIEEQGKLTDSLKEKIINTSKMSELEDIYLPYKKRKKTNADKAIEAGLEPLVNKIFLEKIDLSIFEKFTVENYETVEKVREGVKFIIGQIFSHDTDIRKKLRIYYEKYGKILSNKKKKFKEEKTKYDMYDNFSQNIKDIQNYRVLAINRGESEGILNINLEVEKNYIENLFKEYLKGYEPNDKIIREGLEYGFKNMLNPSIEKEVRNSLTSKAEESAIELFSKNLGELLLTPPLKNKRILAIDPGFRTGCKVVALDESGKFLEYNTIFPVPPKNDFIGAEKTVLSMIKKHDLNLIVIGNGTASRETQQFIVDTIKKHNLKLRYLFANEAGASVYSASKVAKEEFPDFDVTVRGAISIGRRIQDPLAELVKIDPKAIGVGQYQHDVNQKLLKEKLENTVESVVNNVGVNLNTASPSLLKYISGISSTVAKNILKYREENGAYTQRKELLKVKGFGKKGFEQAAGFLRIFDGKNPLEITGIHPESYDVAKNLINEIGYEVKDILDSTKISKIRNKLDNIDIKEYSKKLNIGEYTLNDIIKELKKPGRDLRDDMPQPILQEDILKFEDLKEGMTLQGKITNITDFGAFVDLGIKESGLIHKSKLSTKFVKHPSDIVSINEIVNVEIIEIDKELKRIKLKKIEK from the coding sequence ATGGAAATTCTAAAAACAATTACTAAAGAAATGAACTTAAATGAAAAGCAGGTAAAAAATACTATCGAACTTTTAAACGAAGGTAATACAGTTCCATTTATTAGTAGATATAGAAAAGAAGTTACCAATAACCTTGATGAAACACAAATAAGAAAAATAGAAGAATTATTTAAATACTACACTAATTTAGAAAAATATAAAGAAACCGTTTTAAAAAGTATTGAAGAACAAGGAAAGTTAACAGATTCATTGAAAGAAAAAATAATAAACACTTCAAAAATGAGCGAATTGGAAGACATCTACCTACCTTATAAAAAAAGAAAGAAAACAAATGCTGACAAAGCTATTGAAGCTGGTCTTGAACCTCTTGTAAATAAGATATTTCTTGAAAAAATTGATTTATCTATCTTTGAAAAATTTACTGTAGAAAATTATGAAACAGTTGAAAAAGTTAGAGAAGGAGTTAAATTCATAATTGGACAAATCTTTTCTCATGATACTGACATAAGAAAAAAATTAAGAATTTATTATGAAAAATATGGAAAAATACTTTCAAATAAAAAGAAAAAATTCAAAGAAGAAAAAACTAAATATGATATGTATGATAATTTTTCTCAAAATATAAAAGATATACAAAATTATAGAGTTTTAGCAATAAATCGTGGCGAATCTGAAGGTATTTTAAATATTAATTTAGAAGTAGAAAAAAATTATATTGAAAATCTTTTTAAAGAGTACTTAAAAGGTTACGAACCAAATGATAAAATAATAAGAGAAGGATTAGAATATGGCTTTAAAAACATGTTAAATCCTTCCATAGAAAAAGAAGTTAGGAACTCTTTAACTTCTAAAGCTGAAGAAAGTGCTATTGAATTATTCTCAAAAAATTTAGGGGAGCTATTATTGACTCCACCTTTGAAAAACAAAAGAATTTTAGCAATAGATCCGGGATTTAGAACAGGTTGTAAAGTTGTTGCTTTAGATGAATCTGGAAAATTTCTTGAATACAACACTATTTTCCCAGTTCCACCAAAAAATGATTTTATCGGTGCAGAAAAAACAGTTTTAAGTATGATAAAAAAACATGATTTAAATCTAATAGTTATTGGTAATGGAACAGCCTCAAGAGAAACACAGCAATTTATAGTTGACACAATAAAAAAACATAATTTAAAACTTAGATATTTATTTGCAAATGAAGCTGGTGCTTCAGTATATTCAGCCTCTAAAGTTGCTAAAGAAGAATTTCCAGATTTTGATGTTACAGTAAGAGGTGCAATAAGTATTGGAAGAAGAATTCAAGATCCTCTTGCAGAATTGGTTAAAATAGACCCAAAAGCAATAGGCGTTGGTCAATATCAACATGATGTAAACCAAAAATTATTAAAAGAAAAATTAGAAAACACTGTAGAAAGTGTAGTTAATAATGTTGGAGTAAATCTAAATACTGCTTCTCCTTCTTTGTTAAAGTATATATCAGGTATTTCTTCTACGGTTGCAAAAAATATTTTAAAATACAGAGAAGAAAATGGTGCTTATACTCAAAGAAAAGAACTATTAAAAGTAAAAGGATTTGGAAAAAAAGGGTTTGAACAAGCAGCTGGATTTTTAAGAATATTTGATGGAAAGAATCCTCTTGAAATTACAGGAATACATCCAGAAAGTTATGATGTTGCCAAAAATTTAATAAATGAAATTGGATATGAAGTTAAAGATATTTTAGATTCAACTAAAATTTCAAAGATAAGAAATAAACTTGATAATATAGATATAAAAGAATATTCAAAAAAGCTAAATATTGGTGAGTATACTTTAAATGATATAATAAAAGAATTAAAAAAACCAGGAAGAGATTTAAGAGATGATATGCCACAACCAATTCTCCAAGAAGATATATTAAAATTTGAAGATTTAAAAGAAGGAATGACTTTACAAGGTAAAATTACTAATATAACAGATTTTGGTGCATTCGTTGATCTTGGAATAAAAGAAAGTGGATTAATTCATAAATCTAAACTTTCAACAAAATTTGTAAAACACCCATCTGACATAGTTTCAATAAATGAAATAGTCAATGTGGAAATAATTGAAATAGACAAAGAATTAAAAAGAATTAAATTAAAAAAAATAGAAAAATAA
- the guaA gene encoding glutamine-hydrolyzing GMP synthase, translating into MKKILVIDFGSQYTQLLARRIREIGVYSEVVQFDEKIDLKEIEGIILSGGPDSVYAKDAPQIPNYVFDLKKPVLGVCYGMQSITKYFNGKVKKEKVSEYGRTEIEIKNNSKLFENLPKKFNTWMSHGDSVVEVPNGAKIIAKTSNNIIASFEYENYYAIQFHPEVRHTEFGNNIIENFVVNICGISNTWSLQDFITQKIEEIRKKVGNDKAIIALSGGVDSSVAAVLMHKAIGNNLKAVFVDHALLRLNEENDVRSIFKEIMGLDLTVVNARERFLTKLKNVSEPEKKRKIIGEEFIRVFEEESKKFSDAKYLIQGTIYSDVIESAASGKKTAKIKSHHNVGGLPEDINFEIIEPLRNLFKDEVRNVGEILGIPKHILYRHPFPGPGLAIRIIEDITEEKLEILKKVDNIFIETLRDTGWYNKVWQAFAVLTPIKTVGVVGDERSYEYVVSLRSVDSVEGMTADWSRIPFEVLDKASRRITNEVKGVGRVVYDITSKPPSTIEWE; encoded by the coding sequence ATGAAAAAAATATTAGTAATAGACTTTGGCTCTCAATATACTCAATTACTTGCAAGAAGAATTAGGGAAATAGGAGTTTATTCAGAAGTTGTGCAGTTTGATGAAAAAATTGATTTAAAAGAAATTGAAGGAATAATACTTTCAGGAGGACCAGATAGTGTTTACGCAAAAGATGCGCCACAAATACCTAATTATGTATTTGACTTAAAAAAACCAGTGTTAGGTGTTTGTTATGGAATGCAATCAATTACAAAATATTTTAATGGGAAAGTAAAAAAAGAAAAAGTTTCTGAATATGGAAGAACTGAAATAGAAATAAAAAACAACTCAAAACTATTTGAAAATTTACCAAAAAAATTCAACACATGGATGAGTCATGGAGATTCAGTTGTTGAAGTTCCGAATGGTGCAAAAATTATTGCAAAAACTTCAAATAATATAATTGCTTCATTTGAGTATGAAAATTACTATGCAATACAATTTCATCCAGAGGTTAGACATACTGAATTTGGGAATAATATAATTGAAAATTTTGTAGTAAATATATGTGGAATTTCTAATACATGGTCATTACAAGACTTTATAACTCAAAAAATAGAAGAAATAAGAAAAAAAGTAGGAAATGATAAAGCTATAATAGCACTTTCAGGAGGGGTTGATTCATCAGTAGCAGCAGTACTTATGCATAAAGCTATTGGAAATAACTTAAAAGCTGTATTTGTTGATCATGCTTTACTAAGATTAAATGAAGAAAATGATGTTAGAAGTATATTTAAAGAAATAATGGGATTAGATTTAACGGTTGTAAATGCAAGAGAGAGATTTTTAACAAAGTTAAAAAATGTATCAGAACCAGAAAAAAAGAGAAAAATAATAGGTGAAGAGTTTATAAGAGTTTTTGAAGAAGAATCTAAAAAATTTAGCGATGCAAAATATTTAATTCAAGGTACTATTTATTCAGATGTTATTGAAAGTGCAGCTTCAGGTAAAAAAACTGCTAAAATAAAAAGTCATCACAATGTTGGCGGTCTTCCAGAAGATATTAATTTTGAAATTATAGAACCTCTTAGAAATTTATTTAAAGATGAAGTAAGAAATGTTGGAGAAATTCTTGGAATACCAAAGCACATTTTATATAGACATCCATTCCCAGGGCCAGGACTTGCAATCAGAATAATTGAAGATATAACAGAAGAGAAATTAGAAATATTAAAGAAAGTGGATAATATTTTTATAGAAACTTTGAGAGATACTGGATGGTATAATAAAGTTTGGCAAGCTTTTGCAGTATTAACTCCTATTAAAACTGTTGGAGTAGTTGGTGATGAAAGAAGCTATGAATATGTAGTTTCTTTGAGAAGTGTTGATAGTGTTGAAGGTATGACTGCAGATTGGTCTAGAATACCTTTTGAAGTTTTAGATAAGGCATCAAGAAGAATTACTAATGAAGTTAAAGGTGTGGGAAGAGTTGTTTATGATATTACAAGTAAACCACCATCAACAATTGAATGGGAATAA
- a CDS encoding Crp/Fnr family transcriptional regulator → MHPYLNQISKINLFKSLSLDTIEQHIFKDSIIKSFEKGEVIKGRGDCLNHMIVLLFGKIQTEIVDFNGKIFVIEQIKAPFVPAIGFIFSKVSLPMDIIAVEKTTILFIKKEEIFSLLMKNKEFLEIFLENIGNKVNFLSNKLQINTLKTIREKIFYYLIQLYNQQMSDKIVLQNSLEELSQLFGIARPSLSRVFSDLEKEGIILKKKNEIKILNKDYISNLFENKK, encoded by the coding sequence ATGCATCCTTATTTAAATCAAATTTCTAAAATAAATTTATTTAAATCATTGAGTTTAGATACAATCGAACAACATATTTTTAAAGATTCAATTATAAAATCTTTTGAAAAAGGTGAAGTAATAAAAGGGCGTGGAGATTGTTTAAATCATATGATTGTTTTGTTATTTGGAAAGATTCAAACTGAAATAGTAGACTTTAATGGAAAAATTTTTGTAATAGAACAAATAAAAGCCCCATTTGTCCCTGCTATTGGTTTTATTTTTTCAAAAGTTTCTTTACCTATGGATATTATTGCCGTTGAAAAAACTACTATTTTATTTATAAAAAAAGAAGAAATTTTTTCTTTATTAATGAAAAACAAAGAGTTTTTAGAAATTTTTTTAGAAAATATAGGAAATAAAGTAAACTTTTTATCTAATAAATTACAAATTAACACTTTAAAAACTATAAGGGAGAAAATATTTTATTATTTAATTCAACTTTATAATCAACAGATGTCTGATAAAATAGTTCTACAAAATTCTTTAGAAGAATTATCTCAATTATTTGGAATAGCTCGACCATCTCTTTCAAGAGTTTTTTCAGATTTGGAAAAAGAAGGAATAATTTTAAAAAAGAAAAATGAAATAAAAATTTTAAATAAAGATTATATTTCTAATTTATTTGAAAATAAAAAATAA
- a CDS encoding DUF438 domain-containing protein: protein MSELFNNEEYLKNLIKRLGNEDNEELKKELKSTIKSLSPEVIAKVEQELIDKDGITVDEIQSVCDIHLDLFKDFTNVEKIEVEKDHPIFILMREHDYILKTVEKIREISKNVYKKNNIKEAFDDFMKLNKNIENIEAAEKYFLKEENVLFAYLEKHGIEQPPRVMWKEHNQIRNFRNKLLKLKDNRDFEDAKKSLYEISLNLNELFTHHVQKEHSVLFPTALNLINDEEWKEIRNQFDEIGYFCYFPKAIEKKDEKESGVLDDKIKLPSGEFTIEELINMFNTLPMDITFVDKNNRVKYFSETKDRIFVRSRAIIGRKVQNCHPANSVEIVNKIVNDFKTGKKDKADFWLRVGEKYVYLRYFAVRNKNNEYLGTVEVTQDIEPIQEIKGEKRIYDE from the coding sequence ATGAGTGAACTTTTTAATAATGAAGAATACTTAAAAAATTTAATAAAAAGATTAGGGAATGAAGATAATGAAGAATTAAAAAAAGAATTAAAATCTACTATAAAATCATTAAGTCCAGAAGTTATTGCAAAGGTTGAACAAGAGTTGATTGACAAAGATGGAATAACAGTTGATGAAATACAATCTGTTTGTGATATACATCTTGATTTATTTAAAGATTTTACAAATGTTGAAAAAATAGAAGTTGAAAAAGATCATCCAATATTTATATTAATGAGAGAACATGATTATATTTTAAAAACAGTAGAAAAAATTAGAGAAATATCAAAAAATGTATACAAAAAAAATAATATAAAAGAAGCTTTTGATGATTTTATGAAATTAAATAAAAATATAGAAAATATTGAAGCAGCAGAAAAATATTTTTTAAAAGAAGAGAATGTTTTATTTGCGTATCTTGAAAAACATGGAATAGAACAGCCTCCAAGGGTAATGTGGAAGGAACACAATCAAATTAGAAATTTTAGAAATAAATTATTAAAACTTAAAGATAATAGAGATTTTGAAGATGCGAAGAAATCTTTATATGAAATTTCTTTAAACTTAAATGAATTATTTACTCATCATGTACAAAAAGAGCATTCTGTTTTATTTCCAACTGCATTAAATTTAATAAATGATGAAGAATGGAAAGAAATAAGAAATCAATTTGATGAAATTGGATACTTTTGTTATTTCCCAAAAGCAATTGAAAAAAAGGATGAAAAAGAAAGTGGAGTTTTAGATGATAAAATTAAACTTCCTAGTGGAGAGTTTACAATTGAAGAATTAATTAATATGTTTAATACATTGCCTATGGATATAACTTTTGTAGATAAAAATAACAGGGTAAAGTATTTCAGTGAAACCAAAGATAGAATTTTTGTTAGAAGTAGAGCAATAATAGGAAGAAAAGTACAAAATTGTCATCCTGCAAATAGTGTTGAAATAGTAAATAAAATAGTAAATGATTTTAAAACAGGCAAAAAAGATAAGGCTGATTTTTGGCTAAGAGTTGGAGAAAAATATGTGTATTTGAGATATTTTGCTGTTAGAAATAAGAATAATGAATATTTGGGTACAGTTGAAGTAACACAAGATATTGAACCAATTCAAGAAATAAAAGGTGAAAAAAGAATATATGATGAGTAA